A DNA window from Paralichthys olivaceus isolate ysfri-2021 chromosome 11, ASM2471397v2, whole genome shotgun sequence contains the following coding sequences:
- the LOC109630307 gene encoding vacuolar protein sorting-associated protein 26B-like, with amino-acid sequence MSFFSFGQSADIDVVLNDAETRKKAEHKTEDGKKDKYFLFYDGETVSGKVNVTLKSPGKRLEHQGIKIEFVGQIELYYDRGNHHEFVSLVKDLARPGEITQSQTFDFEFTHVEKPYESYTGQNVKLRYFLRATVIRRLNDISKEMDIVVHTLSTYPELNSSIKMEVGIEDCLHIEFEYNKSKYHLKDVIVGKIYFLLVRIKIKHMEIDIIKRETTGTGPSVYHENDTIAKYEIMDGAPVRGESIPIRLFLAGYDLTPTMRDINKKFSVRYYLNLVLIDEEERRYFKQQEITLWRKGDVVRKSMSHQAVIASQRFEGSAASESALEQAAKEESG; translated from the exons ATGAGTTTCTTCAGCTTCGGACAAAGTGCAGACATCGACGTGGTGCTCAATGACGCCGAGACGAGGAAGAAAGCGGAGCACAAGACCGAGGATGGAAAGAAGGACAAGTACTTTCTCTTCTATGATGGAGAGACCGTGAGTGGGAAGGTGAACGTCACGCTGAAGAGCCCCGGGAAGAGGCTGGAGCACCAGGGCATCAAGATCGAGTTTGTTGGTCAAATAG AGCTGTATTACGACAGAGGAAACCATCATGAGTTTGTTTCGCTGGTGAAAGATCTTGCGAGACCTGGTGAAATAACTCAGTCGCAGACCTTCGACTTTGAGTTCACTCATGTTGAGAAACCTTACGAGTCCTACACAGGCCAGAATGTCAAGCTAAG ATATTTTCTTCGTGCCACAGTGATCAGACGACTAAATGACATCAGTAAAGAGATGGACATCGTGGTCCACACACTGAGCACTTACCCAGAACTCAACTCCTCCATTAAGATGGAGGTTGGAATTGAAGATTGTCTGCACATCGAGTTTGAGTATAACAAATCCAA gTACCATCTGAAAGATGTTATTGTGGGAAAAATCTATTTCCTGTTGGTGAGGATTAAGATAAAGCACATGGAGATTGACATAATCAAACGTGAGACAACAGGCACCGGCCCAAGTGTATACCATGAAAATGACACAATTGCCAAGTACGAGATAATGGACGGCGCTCCGGTCCGAG GCGAATCCATTCCCATCCGGTTATTTCTGGCTGGTTATGATCTGACTCCCACGATGCGAGACATCAACAAGAAGTTCTCAGTGCGCTACTACCTGAACCTGGTGTTGATCGATGAGGAGGAACGACGCTACTTCAAACAGCAG GAAATCACACTGTGGAGGAAAGGAGACGTAGTCAGGAAAAGCATGTCTCACCAGGCCGTCATCGCATCTCAGCGGTTCGAGGGCTCGGCCGCTTCGGAGAGCGCCCTGGAACAGGCTGCGAAGGAGGAGAGCGGGTAG
- the jam3a gene encoding junctional adhesion molecule 3B, with amino-acid sequence MAIARLVAGLVLCTSLGQIPSSVGVTLRTTDKIVWANEFEPIELTCLIESISTNNPRIEWKKIKNGVPSYVYFQNKIAGDLEQRAQLREPANILIFNTTRSDTAEYRCEVAAIDDQRDFDEILISLAVRVKPVIPRCSVPEAVTVGTSTELRCLENEGYPAPQYRWFHNNEELPQDPKNSPKLLNSSYSINPDTGGLKFRRVRKEDAGEYYCQAKNDAGHAQCPMQMMEVYDVDILGIFLKCFGAVIVFFCLTASICHYLRRGCFHKKGHNENNYNWPAQSDGVDYGDADEGHFRHKSSFII; translated from the exons ATGGCGATCGCGCGGCTGGTGGCTGGTTTGGTTCTCTGCACGAGTCTGG gCCAAATTCCATCATCAGTCGGGGTAACCCTTCGAACCACGGACAAGATTGTGTGGGCAAATGAGTTTGAGC CCATCGAACTGACCTGTTTAATAGAGTCCATCTCAACAAACAACCCAAGGATTGAGTGGAAAAAGATTAAAAACGGTGTCCCCAGTTATGTGTACTTCCAAAACAAGATAGCAG GGGACTTGGAGCAGAGAGCTCAGCTCAGGGAGCCAGCCAACATTCTGATCTTCAACACCACTCGCTCTGACACTGCAGAGTACCGCTGTGAGGTGGCCGCCATCGATGATCAAAGGGACTTTGATGAGATACTTATTAGTCTTGCAGTGAGAG TGAAACCTGTTATACCACGGTGCAGCGTGCCAGAGGCGGTCACAGTGGGAACGTCAACAGAGCTGCGATGTCTGGAGAACGAGGGCTACCCTGCTCCTCAGTACCGCTGGTTCCACAACAATGAGGAGCTTCCTCAGGATCCAAAAAACAGCCCCAAGTTGCTCAACTCCTCATACAGCATCAACCCCGACACTGGAGGCCTG AAATTTCGAAGAGTGAGGAAGGAGGACGCAGGGGAGTACTACTGCCAGGCGAAGAACGATGCAGGACATGCACAGTGTCCCATGCAAATGATGGAAGTCT ATGATGTCGACATTCTTGGGATTTTCCTCAAGTGCTTTGGAGCAGTGATTGTATTCTTCTGTTTGACTGCTTCCATTTGTCATTACCTTAGACGTGGATGTTTCCACAAAAAAGGTCACAATGAAAATAA CTACAACTGGCCAGCACAGAGTGATGGTGTTGACTATGGTGATGCAGATGAG gGCCATTTTCGCCACAAGAGTTCATTCATCATTTGA